The Hypanus sabinus isolate sHypSab1 unplaced genomic scaffold, sHypSab1.hap1 scaffold_764, whole genome shotgun sequence genome includes a window with the following:
- the LOC132390091 gene encoding zinc finger protein 229-like, which produces MAHQRVHTREWPFTCSDSGKGFTRSSDVMAHQRVHTGERPFICSDCGKGFISPSKLKIHQRVHTGERPFTCSDCGKGFTQSSYLLVHQSVHTGERAFTCSECGKGFTQSSTLMAHQRVHSGERLFTCSDCGRGFTRSYKLKVHQRVHTGERPFTCSDCGKGFTQSSLLKLHQRVHTGERPFSCSDCGKGFTCSSQLKVHQRVHTGERPFTCSVCGKGFTLSPHLLRHQLVHTGEWPFTCSVCGKGFTESSFLQRHQSVHTGKWRFTCSDCGKGFNWSSHLLSHQSAHTGKGLFTCSVCGKGFISSSQLKIHQRFHTGERPFSCTDCGKGFTMSSHLKVHQRVHTGERPFTCSDCGKGFISSSQLKVHHRVHTGERPFTCSDCGKGFTRTYQLQRHQRVHTG; this is translated from the coding sequence atggctcaccagcgagttcacaccagggagtggccgttcacctgctcagactctgggaagggattcactcggtcatctgacgtaatggctcaccagcgagttcacactggggagaggccgttcatctgctcagactgtgggaagggattcatttcgccatctaaactgaagatacatcagagagttcacactggagagaggccattcacctgctcagattgtgggaagggattcactcagtcatcctacctactggtacaccagtcagttcacactggggaaagggcgttcacttgctcagagtgtgggaaaggatttactcaatcatccaccctaatggctcaccagcgagttcatagTGGGGagcggctgttcacctgctcggactgtgggagggggttcACTCGGTCatataaactgaaggtacatcagcgagttcacactggagagaggccattcacctgctcggactgtgggaagggattcactcagtcatctctactgaagttacatcagcgagttcacactggggagcggccgttctcctgctcagactgtgggaagggattcacttgctcatctcaactgaaggtacatcagcgagttcatactggggagaggccgttcacctgttcagtctgtgggaagggattcactttgtcacctcacctactgagacaccagttagttcatactggggagtggccattcacttgctcagtctgtggaaagggattcactgaatcatctttcctgcagagacaccagtcagttcacactggcaaGTGgcggttcacctgctcagactgtgggaagggattcaattgGTCATCTCACCTGCTGTCACACCAGTCAGCCCATACAGGGAAagggctgttcacctgctcagtctgtgggaagggtttcatttcatcatctcaactgaagatacatcagcgatttcacaccggggagaggcctttctcctgcacagactgtgggaagggattcactatgtcatctcatctgaaggtacatcagagagttcacactggggagaggccattcacctgctcagactgtgggaagggattcatttcgtcatctcaactgaaggtacatcatagagttcacactggggagaggccgttcacctgctcagactgtgggaagggattcactcggacatatcaactacagagacaccagcgagttcacactgggtag